tttaaataaataaatatttttgaaatgttcTGTTTGTATTACATTTATGCTGAGGAGGTGCGTTTGTGTATCACAGGTTTTAGCCAATATTCAGCCTTTCCACTACGGGTGAATAAACACCACCTACTAATGTATAAGACATTGGGGCTGATTTTAAAAgccaataataatagtaataataataataataataataataataataataatttacttacTTCAACTGACTTAAATTATGTATCTGtcgtgtttatttctagttttgttaatATAAAGGTCCTCTCTGGACTGCTGGGCAGTCTACCCAAGATATTACTGTGCATTGTAGTCTTCTGTTAGTATTTATCACGGCCCCTCTCTCCTCAGGTACAAGTCTGCTCCAGGAGGTGGTGTATCTGGTGAGTCAGGGCGCGGACCCAGATGAGATTGGACTGATGAACATCGATGAGCAGCTTCCTGTTCTGGAGTACCCTCAGCCTGGACTTGACATCATCCAGGTAGTGACCAGTCTCAATCTCTCACTGCTCTTCACTGGGAGGCTGCGACCTGATAACTGTATGCCAAGGAAATTGAAAATGAGTGTACTCTAGAGGGGTTTAACAGAAAGATGCCACAGGGACTGTAAAAGAACATCTAGactttataaatactgtaaaattaGTAACTTTATATATCATGTTCAGTATGAAAGAATAGTGCATAACCTAGGGATTTACAGTTGAATACGACTTTAGGaataaaaatgtttctgctgtTTTTCAACCTTAGTCAGTCCTAAGTAAAGGTTGGTCTGGTGAGATATTGAACATATTGAAACTTGTCAAGTCCCGGATTGCGAGTGGCTGCTAAATGTGTTTCTAGACAGTTGTGACAGTTGGCTATAAGTTACCTGATGTGAATGCAGTCCCAGCAATTCTAATATTTTAATGGCATGttacattcagaaaggaataagAAATGTGGAAATGAAAAGTTGACTGGGTGCACCATGAAATTCCGCAGTACCAGACTGTCTTCCTTACACTAGAAGGTTATGGGAGGACTGTAAGCAcgttctgtttctgtttcaggaGCTGACATCTCCTCGTCTAATTAAAAGTCATCTGCCGTATCGGTTCCTCCCCACAGCCTTGCACAATGGCGAGTCCAAGGTGAGATTGCTGGGTTTGCTGCAGCATGGTGCCCTGTAATGCAACACCACAGCCACCCCAACAATGTGTAATTCATCATAACGCAATGAACACTTTATTTATATAGACAGTATTTAGACTTTAGCTgaagattacatttaaaaacagttttgggGTCACCAGTGTTAAGTCCCACAGTTGTGGGACCCTACCCTAAAATACCCTTGTAACAGGGGTGTTTGTTATAGTTGGTATTTTTTGCTTTTCGCACATTTTGTATGTCATCCGTGCGTTTCCattgttggtagtgtcacgttagtgcatctgtttgttttgtgaataaaacctgcatGTCAACTACAACCTCTGCCCCGTTCTCCTGTCAGTCAGCAGCAAATACGCACACAAGTCTTTACGCTGTTACGACCCTGTTATGATATTAAAACATGTATAGTTTATGGCATTAAGGGTGGGATGTAATAATATTGGTGGTGTTTATGTTGCAGTATATATTTCTTTAATCTGTTCAGGAACGATTTCTCACTGTGTTTTGCCTATCCTGTAATGCTGTAAAAGTCGGTCTCTTTAACCTGATTCACAGATGATATACATGGCGAGGAATCCCAAAGATCTTGTGGTGTCTTACTACCAATTTCATCGTTCCTTGCGGACCATGAGTTACAGAGGAACATTTCAGGAGTTCTGCCGGAGGTTTATGAATGACAAATGTAAGATTCTGGGGAATCTTCATACTTTTCTAGACAATAATGAGTTTGATAAAATAAATTTTAGATAATTCAAAACACACCAAAGgagaataaaaaatgaaattaaacattaAATCGCAAGCATGCCCCCCAGGGCTGAGACATATATATGCCCACTAAACATAATAAACAATGTGACGAGGTACGGAGACTGAACTAAACCAATGGACTGTCTGACTGCTATACTGTGCCTCTCTTTCTTGCAGTGGGTTATGGGTCCTGGTTTGAGCATGTCCAAGAATTCTGGGAGCACCGCATGGATTCCAACGTTCTTTTCTTGAAATATGAAGATATGTACAAGGTACAGTACTCTACTGGAAAAACCAAATAAGTGGCCGGCTTCCTTTGAGCTCTTTTGAGTAAAGAGAAGAgagtaatatataaaatattagaCAACATGTACTATAGTTTAATAACATTACAAAAAGCCACTCATCACCATGTGATCAAGGGCGTGTGACATTAGTGCTGTGTTCTGGGGATCCTGCGTTTGTTCTTTAGTCAGTTTTGATCACATTCTGGTAGTAAAGTAAGCGGATTTCCAATAGATTTGGactttttttaattctcttttcTAAAGTCCTCAGAGAAGCAAATGCGCTTTTCTTTCATATAGGCGCACACACACATCAACATTTGCATGGTAAACTTCCAATCGCAATTTAAAATAAAGGATTAtcgacacagacacgaaacaacATTATTTGGAATGGCTTCGCCAACAACTGTCATTTAAACTTTACCACATGTATCAAAAAATGTAGCGCCAGGCTTCATGTCAGGCATAAGTAGTCCTTTAGACAAGAAAAGTCTTACAAGAGGATTACATAAAGCATAACTTTTCTTCATAACTATTCTATAATATAGCCTATTGTCCACAGTTGCAGAGCTAATCAAAAATTGGATACAGCCACCAGTGATGCTAGCGACCtcattcagtactgtgatgctGGCTAGCCTAACTACGATCCAGAAAATGGACACTTCATTGTCAGTACCTGTACTGCACTGAACTTTGATTCAATTGTGTTATTAATTGGTAGAAGTGTGATCTCCATGGTGACAGCACCTTTGTTTTCATTCCTCCTGGCAGGACCTTGCGACTCTGGTAGAGCAGCTGGCGAGGTTCCTGGGAGTTTCCTGTGACAAGGCCCAGCTCGAGACCATGGTAGAGAACTGCCACCAGCTTATTGAACAATGCAGCAATTCCGAGGCTCTCTCCATCTGCAGGGGTATGTTCGGTCTTTTTGCAGTCTGGTCCTGTTggtaatatatacagtaatagcaattggggagagagtgagagtgggGTGCTTAGAGGTATAAGAATATTTTTGCTCACAGTGCTAACTATGCTTTTGATATAATGTCAGCTCTATGCTACCTGTTCCTGTGCTTCCTATTTTCACCACTGTCCTGCAGACACACCTGTCTTAAATGTAAGCATGTTCTGTTTAGGCTTGTGTCTATTTAAAACCCTACTTGTATACTGTAAGTATTGAGTACAATTCTTTATTTGTAATTATACAAGCAAtgggttgtatttatttaaccagcagAAAACCTTTACTGTAGTTAAAAAGTACAGTCTCTAAAAAAACAATTCCTATCACAAGCTTAGCATGACCAAGACACAGTCGTGCTGTATAATTTAGAAAATGTTGCCAAATGCTGttttatcttgtttgtttgtttgtttctgtggctGTATGCTGTCTTGAAGTGTTATCTCACATGTCCTCTAAAGATCTTTCTCACAGTAATCTAGAATGTTATCTTTCTTGTGTTCGTGCACATTGGACACACATGACATAACATTGTTCTGTAAGGGTTTGACTTATTGTACAGTGACAGTTAACTTGCACCCTGGGTGTTGTCACAAATCACGCTAGGTGGCTGAACCTGCCCTTTGCACAGGGGATTTGTTTAGTTGACATGGAATATTGTCATCACATGCATGGCACTGACAGCACTGAAGTCCAGCACCCTCCATATCGAGGTCAGCACAGGTAAGTGTACAGTTACCTCAATGCTGTTTACTCCACAGGACTCCAGAGGATCATTTGAATTGCACACCTGTTCCCTGCACTTAAACTGCTCTATATTTTTACAGAGAGCctgcattagaacataagaaaagttggGGAACGACAAAAAGGCCATTAGGTCCATCAAgactcgtcccttgttagcacaccattctcccttaTTGGAGGGGACGAATTTAAAAGCACAttatctagtctttttttttttttttaaatgttctcagTGTTTTAATTTCTACTACTTCACCTGCTAGGAAGTTTCATGcctttataactctctgtgtattAAAAGTgcctcagcttccatttatgcccgcTTGCTCtactctgtgctaaatttgaagtagtgtcttgggttaactttatactatttatgattttatagacttcaatcaagtccccgcTTTCCCTGTCGTTTCATGTCATCTTCCCTGGTTTCCTGTTCAAGTCTGTTTTAAGAGCTGATTGCATTATTCTCTTCCCCATCCTTCCCCTGCTTACTTTTATCTCCCTTGGCAACATGTTGTGAACATGGCCATGTCTAAAAATGTTCTATAGGTTGAATATGGGGTGTTTTATAGGTAATGGGAGAAGCCAGCCACTATAAATCCTTAAACTGGTAATGCAAGTGTCTCTCCTAAATTGCAAAGTGGATATCAGTTTACAGTGCCCTCTAGTGGCGATGACTCCGTGTCACCACTGTTGTACTGCACGAGACGTCTACAGGAACTATATTGTTTCCACACAGTCTTGTTTAGTAAACctgtaaaacaaatcaaacaaacaaaaaaaacattttgatttagtgtcttcttcagtgtactcATTTCCATCGAATTGTACAGCAGCTAGCTAGCTAAGGTCGCTGTTCATTTATACAATCGTTTAATTAGTATCATATTACCACATTACATTCAAAACCTACAATTATAAACAGAAATTAATAATTGCAGGATTAAAAGCACAGTTAATTCCAGCATATAATGCATTCAGTTTACACCAGGTTTAGATTATTTgagatatttatattttgtatatattaatctaaaaaaaaaaaagaaaaaaaagaatccatgtgtgtatatattggttCACTTCAGTCAATTTCATTGAACCACAATAATACACTCATACATGATATCATGCAAGAACAACAAACTAcggtggctcattgaggacacgaaaaaaaaatggttatgtCAAGATCTCAAGGTAAAATATCTCTAGACATAACAATCCCCCCACCatgtccttattattattattattattattattattattattatttgtcaacatcttgcttttgtttttagtttttttttgtttgtttttttggtatgttttttgtttctttttcatcttatttttcttttagttCATGGACTCTGAGGTGAAGATACGTTGGTGTGGTTGTGTGAAAAAGGTCATTAGAGACCATAATGCATGACACATACAAACACTTGAGCCAAATATTATAACAAGGTGAGTGCTATTTTAGTATGTAAAGAGGCCATTTATCGATCAAATGGTGGTAAATGGGATCTCAGATTTCTTGCATGGTTATGatcttaactctttcagcactaaggGGTTGATTGTATCAACCTTGTATTGGTGCATTTTACTGCACTTTGGGATTTACCCTGTATTGCATTAATGatgaataataaacaaatggGCATTGATGTACATGTTAGTATTTTAGATTAGTTCACTGCTGTTTTACCTCTTACAAATAGAGCAGCCTGCAGAAGTTAGCAACTATGACAACGTCtggtctcatgcgtgggctaacgcacaataaatagcgaatcatgcacctagccaatcaaagcacagggggggggggggaggagtaaGGTTGCAACCAATAAGAATTCAACATTCCCCTTAAGAGCAGCTGTGTGTCTGCGATAGCGAACGGagggtattttgaaaccaaaaaaaaaaagcccaaacatttttaaaatgtccagcaggaggatgaccaagcccctcaagcaaggctaacatttttaaaatgtccagcaggaggatgaccaagcccctcacaaggctaacatttttaaaatgtccagcaggaggatgaccaagcccctcaagcaaggctaacatttttaaaatgtccagcaggaggatgaccaagcccctcacaAGGCGacgcatttttaaaatgtccagcaggaggatgaccaagcccctcacaaggcgacacatttttaaaatgtccagcaggaggatgaccaagcccctcacaaggctaacatttttaaaatgtccagcaggaggatgaccaagcccctcaagcaaggctaacatttttaaaatgtccagcaggtggatgaccaagcccctcaagcaaggctaacatttttaaaatgtccagcaggaggatgaccaagcccctcaagcaaggctaacatttttaaaatgtccagcaggaggatgaccaagcccctcaagcaaggctaacatttttaaaatgtccagcaggaggatgaccaagcccctcaagcaaggcgacgcattttttaaatgtccagcaggaggatgaccaagcccctcaagcaaggcgacgcattttttaaatgtccagcaggaggatgaccaagcccctcaagcaaggctaacatttttttttagcagcctggAGGGGGAGAgtgaatacaaaattaaaacacatcattttctgtttcacttgcaGAGAGAGTGATGGGGTGATTTTTGCTTAAGTTAGGCATGTGAAGCTCACCTGCGGTTCAGCACCGCcgctgcctttattataaatgctttacTGACGGTACGCATTTGCGTCTTAAACAACAATAACTAAgtctgcattttttaatttttttattggtccGAATGCGTACCTGAGGACCAGTTATGTGAACTCCtgtctataaggctttgtctgaactgtctggcacttgcagcatctgcagcctccaaCACTggtgcttcaagttcagcatctgcctccctcaaaccctgtaatctttcctctgtaagttcaacatccattacggagagctatgttgtgtaaaacacaagaagccaggatgatattgctaaccttctgaggagtgtacgctagtgttcccccagagacatccaaacatcagaatcacattttgaggattccaaatgttcggtcaattacagtacgagcaaGTTTAAAGGCACGGCTATACCTCTGTTCgacaggggtcgtggggttgagcagcgtCAGTAGCCATCGCTTCAGTGGATAGccattgtcccctatcaaccaacCTCATATAGACAGTCATCCCGCTGAAACGCAGCAGCCACCTGCGAATTAGCTTGGGTAAATGAGTCATGAGTGGAGCAacaatagtttgcatacacatttgtgatgtagttgttggcatcacagatcacacactacttgcacgtaGACAGAATAGGTGCCCTTAtgatttatgtagaggtgcctattctgtgttggtgcacgTAGCTGCTCGTGCCTCCCTAGAAAAccttgctttgtattttgttgcagctcgtAATAGACAGGGtaatggatgaattctcctgcctTCTTTAGTAAAGCTGAAGTTACATCTTGCACGACACATGATAGAGCCGGCTGGCTCATGCCTGCAGTATATCAGCTCACAGTGGAATGAGCCAGTGGCTtaaaatgttagtgcagcggATACCCTTAGTGCtgcaggcaaacagtgtgctctctgcatgtccttccaggtcagcctgaagcagatgtcagtgattgtctGTTGAGGCgtaattgctgcatacattgtgtcagacaagctcagaaaagacagatgacttctaaatatttggggacgtctcctcctctctttgtctggccacttATAATTGGGCGACTTATAATTATTACaaaatcacattacaaagtatcacattaatccagtgcgtactccatatttcttttatttctctctttttttttttcttttcctgcttccctggtagtttcacaggtatttatagtcgaccatgtaattcgcgcacagtttagacctggttttcacatgtccactgaaacgcaaacgctaacactgttgatggtttgctaaatcgctacatttgtatataaatgaggacactcccctaaagttcagcccatatCGAGTGCTAACGCTGACTTGCCGAGTGGgcactaaaaacactgttgctaAATCGCATATGTGGGCAAAGTCAGTTTACCCACACATGCGCCTGATTCTGGTGTGCTAACTGTTCGCAAAACTGTTTtgtgattgccttaggggtttgcgaacgttGTTAAATAGGGCCCATAGAGTTTTAATAGCGGatttaaatgtgaaaatattCAGTGctccacaatcatgttcagttttgATCAGGTATGCTTGTTGGTTTTTCTTCCTACAGTATATTCTTCCATAGCCTTTTGTGAACTCTACATGGACAATGGATTTTTGTGGACAATGCACTTTGATTTCATTCTCGAAAATGTAGAGACACAACTCCCCCCTTGTTGAAATGTGCTGAAATCAGAGCAAGTAATCTACAGTTCAACTTtttccagatggctttccatCAGTCCCTCTGCTTCTTATTACTTTTTATGCATTTTCGGTCTGTGATTtctaattaattttgcttcagtaCCATGACAGAATGTGGAATTCTCAGGCCTTTTGAGTAGCAAAATGTAATtttgaactttttaaaaaaacttttttaattaaaaatgagcGCTTCACTTTCAGCATTAACATATTAAGTAGATTCTATTCTAATCCATCAATTTGAACCATACAATACATTTGAAATCTACTCCTAATTTATCAAGATTTATTAGAATTTTTTTACTTTCTATAATcctgctttgctgttgtgtgtatatatacatgcaTCATAATGTGCTGTTGTTATTtggctaaaaaatatatagtaccccaaatgtaaatgtaatatatgATTAATCAATAAGAGCAGTAATAGTGCAAGCATGTAAAACCATATTAAACTGCAAAAATCCTGGTATCCAGTCATGTCCTTGACTGTATGAAGCAACTTGGTACCAGAAAGTAGTTTTAACAAATTAGAAggcatgaattattattattattattattattattattattttatttcttttttttgtcttctgtTTTAGGACGAGTTGGCCTTTGGAAAGATGTCTTCACTGTATCGATGAATGAGAAGTTTGACACAGTTTACAAACAGAAGATGGGAAAGTCAGACCTCAACTTTGAATTCAGCTTGTAGAGGCCACTTTGCATGCACTTCCTGTTCTCTCAATCCCACATGTAAAGCTTTCAAATGTGCTCTATAAAGCTGCTGAATTAGCTGGCTATTTCATGCGTAATACAACAGCACCCAGATTTAAATAGAAACTTCTGCATCTTCACTTGCTGTTTAATCTTTCTGTATAATCTTTctattatatacatatatgatAAACCGTAATCACAAAGCCTTGTGTAAACCAATGACACTGCCCTGAATAAAATTCCCTGCAGGTAACTTAAGTGGTGTACTTGGTATCCACCT
Above is a window of Acipenser ruthenus chromosome 14, fAciRut3.2 maternal haplotype, whole genome shotgun sequence DNA encoding:
- the sult4a1 gene encoding sulfotransferase 4A1 codes for the protein MAESEAGTPSTPGEFESKYFEYNGVRLPPFCRGKMEEIANFSLRSSDIWIVTYPKSGTSLLQEVVYLVSQGADPDEIGLMNIDEQLPVLEYPQPGLDIIQELTSPRLIKSHLPYRFLPTALHNGESKMIYMARNPKDLVVSYYQFHRSLRTMSYRGTFQEFCRRFMNDKLGYGSWFEHVQEFWEHRMDSNVLFLKYEDMYKDLATLVEQLARFLGVSCDKAQLETMVENCHQLIEQCSNSEALSICRGRVGLWKDVFTVSMNEKFDTVYKQKMGKSDLNFEFSL